The Phyllopteryx taeniolatus isolate TA_2022b chromosome 14, UOR_Ptae_1.2, whole genome shotgun sequence genome has a window encoding:
- the dusp22b gene encoding dual specificity protein phosphatase 22-B isoform X3: MTTRRPSFRTQHFKQSIMFMHESRLKGEGCLVHCRVCGKTGEKSITHAQPPFRYSLAGVSRSVTLVVAYIMTVTGLGWKEALAAVRVVRPSAGPNLGFQRQLQEFQTTHVDEFRKWLQREYKDKTFNDEADIQELLARSSKVKGKQVENPEWTPREAL, encoded by the exons ATGACAACGCGGCGCCCATCCTTCAG GACTCAACACTTTAAACAGAGCATCATGTTCATGCACGAGTCGCGACTGAAAGGAGAAGGCTGCTTGGTTCACTG tcgTGTATGTGGAAAAACTGGAGAGAAGTCGATCACGCATGCTCAACCCCCTTTCCGGTACAGTCTGGCAGGCGTGTCCCGCAGCGTCACCCTGGTGGTCGCCTACATTATGACAGTGACAGGACTTGGCTGGAAGGAGGCTCTGGCTGCCGTGAGGGTGGTCCGGCCCAGCGCTGGCCCGAACTTGGGCTTCCAGCGCCAACTCCAGGAGTTCCAGACGACTCATGTCGATGAA TTCAGGAAGTGGCTCCAGAGGGAATATAAGGACAAAACGTTCAACGATGAAGCAGACATTCAAGAGCTGCTCGCTAGATCTTCTAAAGTCAAAGGCAAGCAAGTGGAAAACCCGGAATGGACCCCACGGGAAGCCCTCTGA
- the ripk1l gene encoding LOW QUALITY PROTEIN: receptor-interacting serine/threonine-protein kinase 1 (The sequence of the model RefSeq protein was modified relative to this genomic sequence to represent the inferred CDS: substituted 1 base at 1 genomic stop codon), with protein MKWLGRGKSGRQFIYKEIDPAALALCSAREERVLLLVEGGIMAAAPPPSSLQLRATDVIRKEHLDDGAFGEVYLCYHVHLGPVVMKTMYTGPLRNEXVCFQGVFGLACLHWRFAACTLEFGSRSKRSLLEEGSIMASLNHERVVRLLGVIMEDRGCSLVMELMPRGNLLAMLEKVTVPVSIKGRIILEILEGMVYLTERKVIHKDIKPENILIDKDFHIKIADLGLATCKTWSKLTKEESLKKSHMGLSARMRAAGTLSYMAPEHLQSVNAVSTEKSDVYSFAIVVWVIVTGKEPYANARNEDQISQCVRNGNRPAMDLIPDDTPLQITRLMAMCWAHNPLQRPTFREAYDIFGPFYETTLTPHVEKDLVHLRTLYEGPDQLVDKMKSLSMTDECISTDCPANLESTDKSVNGPVEASIEDFRATPRGTDVDSVAAIGEPDAEVPLEEKLRPELDYHKHGSYNCDGQSDPVDRRRQKKSQNSLPSLPNSTPAQPWHDTPFLSSVHSWTKAEPVQPSSQEDGRYHPAARLHESPTASTPKPSFLQTSTGINSLLTFNQQHPDSHYSRQQSWPTSSVSESSGYLCNLKKGGAAQDSGSLYISNARGIQIGNNNNLSIHNYDSTQSCSSLPGNIWTGSQLREGIQKYEDRAVTEEHLDVLRKNIGAKWKCYARRLGLSDVELETIEHDFFLDGLPEMVHQMLQHWKMKEGSLGCTIGKLCCALEGIIDVDVIQKILNICASTSCI; from the exons atgaagtggctggggagagggaagtctgggcgtcagTTCATCTACAAAGAGATCGATCCTGCCGCACTTGCTTTGTGCAGTGcgcgagaagag AGGGTGTTGTTACTCGTCGAAGGTGGAATTATGGCCGccgcgccgccgccgtcgtcgctCCAGCTGCGAGCGACAGATGTGATCCGGAAAGAGCACCTGGACGACGGGGCTTTCGGAGAGGTGTACCTGTGCTATCACGTCCACCTCGGGCCTGTGGTGATGAAGACCATGTATACGGGCCCCCTTCGCAATGAGTAAGTTTGTTTTCAGGGTGTCTTCGGGCTCGCGTGTCTCCACTGGAGATTCGCAGCCTGCACTCTGGAATTTGGGTCACGT AGCAAGCGGTCTCTGCTGGAGGAGGGTAGCATTATGGCGAGCCTGAACCACGAGCGGGTGGTCAGGTTGCTGGGCGTCATCATGGAGGATCGAGGCTGCTCTTTGGTCATGGAGTTGATGCCCAGGGGCAACCTGCTGGCAATGCTGGAGAAG GTCACTGTGCCTGTATCAATCAAGGGGAGAATTATCTTGGAGATCTTGGAAGGGATGGTCTACCTCACCGAGAGGAAAGTCATACACAAGGACATCAAACCAGAGAACATTCTGATTGACAAAGATTTTCACATCAAG ATCGCCGACCTCGGCCTTGCCACCTGCAAGACGTGGAGTAAACTCACCAAGGAGGAGTCGCTCAAGAAGAGTCACATGGGCCTGTCGGCCAGGATGAGGGCGGCGGGCACTCTGAGCTACATGGCGCCCGAGCACCTGCAGAGCGTCAACGCCGTCTCCACAGAGAAGTCCGACGTCTACAGCTTCGCCATCGTGGTCTGGGTCATCGTCACCGGCAAAGAGCCCTACGCAA ATGCCAGGAACGAAGATCAAATCAGCCAGTGCGTCCGCAACGGCAACCGGCCAGCGATGGACCTGATCCCCGACGACACGCCGCTACAGATCACTCGGCTCATGGCGATGTGCTGGGCTCACAACCCACTGCAAAGACCAACATTTCGAG AGGCCTACGACATATTCGGTCCCTTCTACGAGACGACGCTCACGCCGCACGTGGAAAAGGATTTAGTTCATCTCCGA ACTCTGTACGAAGGCCCCGATCAGCTTGTTGACAAGATGAAGTCCTTATCGATGACTGATGAATGCATTTCAACCG ATTGTCCAGCGAATCTGGAGAGCACAGACAAAAGTGTCAATGGGCCGGTTGAAGCCAGTATCGAAGACTTCCGTGCCACGCCGCGTGGGACCGATGTCGACTCGGTGGCGGCAATCGGTGAGCCGGACGCAGAAGTCCCGTTGGAGGAGAAGCTGCGACCGGAGTTGGACTACCACAAACACGGCAGCTACAACTGCGACGGTCAGTCTGACCCCGTCGATCGCCGGCGTCAGAAAAAGTCCCAAAATAGCCTGCCTAGTCTTCCAAATAGTACCCCGGCCCAGCCGTGGCACGACACACCTTTCTTGTCCTCCGTCCATTCCTGGACAAAAGCGGAACCTGTGCAGCCCAGCAGCCAGGAAGACGGTCGGTATCATCCTGCCGCTCGCCTCCACGAGTCGCCGACCGCTTCCACGCCGAAGCCATCCTTCTTGCAAACCTCTACCGGCATCAATTCCCTGCTAACTTTCAATCAGCAACATCCGGATTCCCACTATTCCCGCCAGCAGTCCTGGCCGACTTCCTCAGTGTCTGAAAGTTCCGGGTATCTGTGCAATTTAAAGAAGGGCGGGGCGGCTCAGGATTCCG GCTCTCTCTACATCAGCAATGCCAGGGGGATCCAGattggtaacaacaacaacctcagtATTCACAACTACGACTCCACTCAAAGTTGTTCATCTCTCCCGGGTAACATATGGACCGGCTCTCAGCTCAGAGAAGGAATTCAGAAATATG AGGACCGTGCTGTGACCGAAGAGCACCTCGATGTACTGAGGAAAAACATCGGCGCCAAATGGAAGTGTTATGCACGGCGTCTGGGTCTGAGCGACGTGGAACTAGAGACCATTGAGCACGACTTCTTCCTCGACGGGCTGCCAGAGATGGTGCACCAGATGCTGCAACACTGGAAAATGAAGGAAGGGAGTCTTGGCTGTACAATTGGGAAGCTTTGCTGCGCTCTCGAAGGCATCATAGACGTCGACGTGATTCAGAAAATATTGAACATCTGCGCTTCTACTTCCTGTATCTGA
- the dusp22b gene encoding dual specificity protein phosphatase 22-B isoform X2, whose product MGNGVNKVLPDLYLGNFRDARDREQLARNNITHILSIHDNAAPILQEMTYLCISAADLPTQNLTQHFKQSIMFMHESRLKGEGCLVHCLAGVSRSVTLVVAYIMTVTGLGWKEALAAVRVVRPSAGPNLGFQRQLQEFQTTHVDEFRKWLQREYKDKTFNDEADIQELLARSSKVKGKQVENPEWTPREAL is encoded by the exons ATGGGAAATGGCGTCAATAAG GTCCTGCCTGACTTGTATTTGGGAAATTTCAGAG acGCACGAGACCGAGAGCAGTTAGCCAGGAACAACATCACCCACATCCTCTCCATCCATGACAACGCGGCGCCCATCCTTCAG GAGATGACCTATCTTTGCATTTCAGCGGCCGACCTGCCTACGCAAAACCT GACTCAACACTTTAAACAGAGCATCATGTTCATGCACGAGTCGCGACTGAAAGGAGAAGGCTGCTTGGTTCACTG TCTGGCAGGCGTGTCCCGCAGCGTCACCCTGGTGGTCGCCTACATTATGACAGTGACAGGACTTGGCTGGAAGGAGGCTCTGGCTGCCGTGAGGGTGGTCCGGCCCAGCGCTGGCCCGAACTTGGGCTTCCAGCGCCAACTCCAGGAGTTCCAGACGACTCATGTCGATGAA TTCAGGAAGTGGCTCCAGAGGGAATATAAGGACAAAACGTTCAACGATGAAGCAGACATTCAAGAGCTGCTCGCTAGATCTTCTAAAGTCAAAGGCAAGCAAGTGGAAAACCCGGAATGGACCCCACGGGAAGCCCTCTGA
- the dusp22b gene encoding dual specificity protein phosphatase 22-B isoform X1, with the protein MGNGVNKVLPDLYLGNFRDARDREQLARNNITHILSIHDNAAPILQEMTYLCISAADLPTQNLTQHFKQSIMFMHESRLKGEGCLVHCRVCGKTGEKSITHAQPPFRYSLAGVSRSVTLVVAYIMTVTGLGWKEALAAVRVVRPSAGPNLGFQRQLQEFQTTHVDEFRKWLQREYKDKTFNDEADIQELLARSSKVKGKQVENPEWTPREAL; encoded by the exons ATGGGAAATGGCGTCAATAAG GTCCTGCCTGACTTGTATTTGGGAAATTTCAGAG acGCACGAGACCGAGAGCAGTTAGCCAGGAACAACATCACCCACATCCTCTCCATCCATGACAACGCGGCGCCCATCCTTCAG GAGATGACCTATCTTTGCATTTCAGCGGCCGACCTGCCTACGCAAAACCT GACTCAACACTTTAAACAGAGCATCATGTTCATGCACGAGTCGCGACTGAAAGGAGAAGGCTGCTTGGTTCACTG tcgTGTATGTGGAAAAACTGGAGAGAAGTCGATCACGCATGCTCAACCCCCTTTCCGGTACAGTCTGGCAGGCGTGTCCCGCAGCGTCACCCTGGTGGTCGCCTACATTATGACAGTGACAGGACTTGGCTGGAAGGAGGCTCTGGCTGCCGTGAGGGTGGTCCGGCCCAGCGCTGGCCCGAACTTGGGCTTCCAGCGCCAACTCCAGGAGTTCCAGACGACTCATGTCGATGAA TTCAGGAAGTGGCTCCAGAGGGAATATAAGGACAAAACGTTCAACGATGAAGCAGACATTCAAGAGCTGCTCGCTAGATCTTCTAAAGTCAAAGGCAAGCAAGTGGAAAACCCGGAATGGACCCCACGGGAAGCCCTCTGA